One segment of Streptomyces roseifaciens DNA contains the following:
- a CDS encoding phosphonatase-like hydrolase — MSPTTPPPRRRISLVVLDMAGTTVADDGLVEQAFGEAARALGVAPGSARHAEQLAHVRATMGESKISVFRHLFEDEERAQAANAEFEAAYGRLVDAGRCAPVPGARRAIERLRAEGRTVVLTTGFARATQDAIVTALGWQDLADLTLCPADAGGRGRPYPDMVLAALLRTRGADAVEDVAVAGDTSYDVLSGLRAGAGLVAGVRTGAHDEAALRAAGAHSVLPSVAELPDAIAGFESTAERGS, encoded by the coding sequence GTGAGCCCCACGACCCCGCCGCCGCGGAGGCGCATCAGCCTCGTCGTCCTCGACATGGCCGGCACGACCGTCGCCGACGACGGCCTCGTGGAGCAGGCCTTCGGCGAGGCCGCGCGAGCGCTCGGCGTCGCGCCCGGCAGCGCGCGCCACGCGGAGCAGCTCGCCCACGTCCGCGCCACCATGGGCGAGTCCAAGATCTCCGTCTTCCGGCACCTCTTCGAGGACGAGGAGCGGGCGCAGGCCGCCAACGCGGAGTTCGAGGCGGCCTACGGGCGGCTGGTGGACGCGGGCCGCTGCGCGCCCGTCCCCGGCGCCCGCCGGGCTATCGAGCGGCTCCGTGCCGAGGGGCGGACGGTCGTCCTCACGACCGGCTTCGCCCGCGCCACCCAGGACGCGATCGTCACCGCCCTCGGCTGGCAGGACCTCGCCGACCTCACCCTCTGCCCCGCCGACGCGGGAGGCCGCGGGCGCCCGTACCCCGACATGGTGCTCGCCGCCCTCCTGCGGACCCGCGGAGCGGACGCCGTCGAGGACGTCGCCGTCGCGGGCGACACCTCCTACGACGTGCTGAGCGGGCTCCGCGCCGGGGCCGGCCTGGTGGCCGGGGTCCGCACCGGGGCGCACGACGAGGCGGCCCTGCGGGCGGCGGGGGCGCACAGCGTCCTGCCGTCCGTGGCGGAGCTCCCGGATGCGATCGCCGGGTTCGAGTCGACCGCCGAGCGCGGGTCATGA
- a CDS encoding 2-aminoethylphosphonate ABC transporter permease subunit, with protein sequence MTLRARAGRAGMVLPPVLLLALLFLHPLALVVRESLSPGGGGTLSTRAYSDVFAEASFRDALLNTVGIAAGATAGTLVLGFVLAFVVAFVPFPGGRALSRFIDVFLAFPSFLITLALLFVYGTVGMANGLWTDVTGASSGPFDFLHTPWGVLLAEVTYFTPFVMRPLLAAFAQTDTAQLEAAASLGARPARIVRQVILPEALPALAAGGGLVLVLCLNEFGIVLFTGAKGVTTLPTLVYGKAILDGDYTGACVVAVVNVVLSAALYGLYRMLLTRTGAHRARA encoded by the coding sequence GTGACGCTGCGCGCCCGCGCGGGGCGGGCGGGGATGGTCCTGCCGCCCGTCCTCCTCCTCGCCCTGCTCTTCCTCCACCCCCTCGCCCTCGTCGTGCGCGAGTCCCTCTCACCGGGCGGCGGCGGAACGCTCTCCACGCGCGCGTACAGCGACGTCTTCGCAGAGGCGTCCTTCCGGGACGCGCTGCTCAACACCGTGGGGATCGCCGCCGGGGCCACCGCCGGCACCCTCGTCCTGGGGTTCGTGCTCGCGTTCGTCGTCGCGTTCGTGCCGTTCCCCGGCGGCCGGGCGCTGAGCCGGTTCATCGACGTGTTCCTCGCGTTCCCTTCCTTCCTCATCACGCTCGCCCTGCTCTTCGTCTACGGGACCGTGGGGATGGCCAACGGCCTCTGGACGGACGTCACCGGAGCGTCCTCCGGGCCGTTCGACTTCCTGCACACCCCGTGGGGCGTCCTGCTGGCGGAGGTCACCTACTTCACGCCGTTCGTGATGCGCCCCCTGCTGGCCGCGTTCGCGCAGACGGATACCGCGCAGCTGGAGGCGGCGGCCTCGCTCGGCGCGCGGCCGGCCCGCATCGTGCGGCAGGTCATCCTGCCCGAGGCGCTGCCGGCCCTGGCCGCGGGCGGCGGGCTAGTCCTGGTGCTGTGCCTGAACGAGTTCGGGATCGTGCTGTTCACCGGCGCGAAGGGCGTGACGACCCTGCCGACCCTCGTCTACGGCAAGGCGATCCTCGACGGCGACTACACGGGCGCCTGCGTCGTCGCGGTCGTCAACGTCGTCCTGTCGGCCGCGCTGTACGGCCTCTACCGCATGCTCCTCACCCGGACGGGAGCCCACCGTGCCCGCGCATAG
- a CDS encoding TIGR03364 family FAD-dependent oxidoreductase, whose translation MRVIVVGAGVVGTLHAWHAVQRGHEVVHIEREAEARGASVRNFGLVWVGGRAGGEELETALRARELWEGIAERVPALGFRPNGSLTVVTDEAELAVARAAAARPDAAARGFALLGPAEARALNPALRGEGVLGALWCERDAVVEPRTAQRALREALSASGRYAFLGGREVREVVGERAVRDDRGEVHTGDAVVLCTGAWLGGLVRELAPALPVRRVRLQMMQTAPLGEPLPTSVADADSFRYYPAYGGAALDALAAARPQPPVAAEHRMQLLMVQRADGGLTIGDTHEYEAPFAFDVQEEPYEHLARVAESLLGRPLPPVRRRWAGVYAQCTDTARVVHRERVRDGVWLVTGPGGRGMTCSPAIAEATANELGW comes from the coding sequence ATGCGAGTCATAGTCGTCGGAGCCGGCGTGGTGGGAACCCTGCACGCCTGGCACGCAGTGCAGCGTGGTCACGAAGTGGTCCACATCGAGCGGGAGGCCGAGGCCCGCGGGGCCTCGGTCCGTAACTTCGGCCTGGTCTGGGTCGGCGGCCGGGCCGGGGGTGAGGAGCTGGAGACGGCCCTGCGCGCCCGCGAGCTGTGGGAGGGGATCGCCGAGCGCGTCCCCGCCCTCGGTTTCCGTCCCAACGGTTCGCTGACGGTCGTCACGGACGAGGCCGAACTGGCCGTCGCCCGGGCCGCGGCCGCCCGCCCCGACGCCGCCGCCCGCGGCTTCGCCCTCCTCGGACCCGCCGAGGCCCGGGCGCTCAACCCCGCCCTGCGCGGCGAGGGCGTCCTCGGTGCCCTGTGGTGCGAGCGCGACGCCGTTGTCGAGCCGCGCACCGCCCAGCGCGCCCTCAGGGAAGCCCTGTCGGCCTCCGGCCGGTACGCCTTCCTGGGCGGGCGGGAGGTCCGCGAGGTCGTCGGCGAGCGCGCCGTCCGCGACGACCGCGGCGAGGTGCACACCGGCGACGCGGTCGTGCTGTGCACCGGCGCCTGGCTGGGCGGCCTGGTCCGCGAACTGGCGCCCGCCCTGCCCGTGCGCCGCGTCCGCCTGCAGATGATGCAGACCGCGCCCCTCGGCGAGCCCCTGCCGACCTCGGTCGCCGACGCCGACAGCTTCCGCTACTACCCGGCCTACGGGGGTGCCGCGCTCGACGCCCTGGCCGCCGCCCGGCCCCAGCCGCCGGTCGCCGCCGAGCACCGGATGCAACTGCTCATGGTCCAGCGCGCGGACGGCGGCCTGACCATTGGTGACACCCACGAGTACGAGGCGCCGTTCGCCTTCGACGTGCAGGAGGAGCCGTACGAGCACCTCGCGCGCGTCGCCGAGTCGCTCCTCGGCCGCCCCCTGCCGCCGGTCCGGCGCCGCTGGGCCGGGGTGTACGCGCAGTGCACCGACACCGCGCGCGTGGTGCACCGCGAGCGCGTCCGCGACGGCGTGTGGCTGGTGACCGGCCCCGGAGGGCGCGGCATGACCTGCTCGCCGGCCATCGCCGAGGCCACGGCGAACGAGCTGGGCTGGTGA
- a CDS encoding class F sortase: MSEAHAGGRGRLLTGAVWSVLLLALWLWGREITDGPGSSATPTAGDVAAAGRPLADPLPPAHAPLPPARPRALAIGTLDVNAPVEERGLDRLGAVDPPPYARAGAVGWYRGGPAPGAPGAAVLVGHVDTDNAPAVFYDLGSLRPGETVSVRRADGTTAEFTVEDVSVFTKDRFDAAKAYGPRDTKRAELRLITCGGDYDRDRRSYSANVVVSAYLTGTGRN; encoded by the coding sequence ATGTCCGAAGCGCACGCCGGCGGCCGCGGCCGGCTCCTGACCGGGGCGGTGTGGTCCGTACTGCTGCTCGCCCTGTGGCTGTGGGGGCGTGAGATCACCGACGGGCCGGGGTCGTCCGCCACCCCCACGGCCGGGGACGTCGCCGCGGCGGGCCGGCCGCTCGCCGACCCGCTGCCCCCGGCCCACGCGCCCCTGCCCCCGGCCCGCCCCCGCGCCCTGGCCATCGGGACCCTGGACGTGAACGCCCCCGTCGAGGAGAGGGGGCTGGACCGGCTGGGCGCGGTCGACCCGCCCCCGTACGCGCGGGCCGGGGCCGTCGGCTGGTACCGCGGCGGGCCGGCCCCCGGCGCGCCCGGCGCCGCCGTGCTCGTCGGCCACGTCGACACCGACAACGCGCCCGCCGTCTTCTACGACCTCGGCAGCCTCAGGCCCGGCGAGACCGTCAGCGTCCGCCGCGCCGACGGCACCACCGCCGAGTTCACCGTCGAGGACGTCTCCGTCTTCACCAAGGACCGCTTCGACGCCGCCAAGGCCTACGGCCCGCGCGACACCAAGCGCGCGGAGCTGCGCCTGATCACCTGCGGCGGGGACTACGACCGCGACCGCCGCTCGTACAGCGCGAACGTCGTCGTCTCCGCCTACCTGACCGGAACCGGACGGAACTGA
- a CDS encoding glycoside hydrolase family 6 protein — MYGSHSGRARVALTTAGAAVGALLLLSGCSSSSAEPPEEAAPPQAPAQHPKAKDPFWVNPESTAAKRAAELRKGGRSGQAELLARIAAQPVAEWIGPDDPEGQARGFTEAAAKADRTAVLVLYNIPHRDCGQYSQGGASDGDAYRSWLDGAVRGIGDRGATVVLEPDALPHISDGCTPHEHHEERFALLKEAVGRLKSLPHTKVYLDAGNPSWVTPPDRMEEPLRRAGIERADGFALNVSNFQTTKANKDYGHRLSQLLDGKHFVIDTSRNGNGPLRAADHEKAWCNPHGRALGEPPTTRTGDPRVDAYLWVKRPGESDGTCKGGPDAGQWWETYALDLARNAR; from the coding sequence ATGTACGGCAGTCACTCCGGCCGCGCCCGCGTGGCGCTCACCACCGCCGGGGCCGCCGTGGGGGCGCTGCTGCTGCTCTCCGGCTGCTCCTCGTCGTCTGCCGAGCCCCCCGAGGAAGCGGCGCCCCCGCAGGCACCGGCCCAGCACCCCAAGGCGAAGGACCCGTTCTGGGTCAACCCCGAGTCCACCGCGGCCAAGCGGGCCGCCGAGCTCCGCAAGGGCGGCCGGAGCGGCCAGGCCGAGCTCCTCGCCAGGATCGCGGCCCAGCCCGTCGCCGAGTGGATCGGGCCGGACGACCCGGAGGGGCAGGCCCGCGGCTTCACCGAAGCCGCGGCCAAGGCCGACCGGACCGCCGTCCTCGTGCTCTACAACATCCCCCACCGCGACTGCGGCCAGTACTCCCAGGGCGGCGCCTCCGACGGCGACGCCTACCGGAGCTGGCTGGACGGCGCCGTCCGGGGCATCGGCGACCGCGGCGCGACGGTCGTCCTGGAGCCCGACGCCCTGCCCCACATCTCGGACGGCTGCACCCCCCACGAGCACCACGAGGAGCGCTTCGCGCTGCTCAAGGAGGCCGTCGGCCGCCTCAAGTCGCTCCCGCACACCAAGGTCTACCTCGACGCGGGCAACCCCAGCTGGGTCACTCCGCCCGACCGGATGGAGGAGCCGCTGCGCCGCGCCGGCATCGAGCGAGCCGACGGCTTCGCGCTCAACGTCTCCAACTTCCAGACCACCAAGGCCAACAAGGACTACGGCCACCGGCTGTCCCAGCTCCTGGACGGCAAGCACTTCGTCATCGACACCAGCCGCAACGGCAACGGCCCGCTGCGCGCCGCCGACCACGAGAAGGCCTGGTGCAACCCCCACGGCCGCGCGCTCGGCGAACCTCCCACCACGCGCACCGGCGACCCCAGGGTGGACGCGTACCTGTGGGTCAAGCGGCCCGGCGAGTCGGACGGCACGTGCAAGGGCGGCCCGGACGCGGGCCAGTGGTGGGAGACCTACGCGCTGGACCTGGCGCGCAACGCCCGCTGA
- a CDS encoding kelch motif-containing protein has product MNFRHYRVSRRTRRFAVGSAVVLALAGMNGPAIWGYASHQYHDYKINQPEYKAKNGHWTVVDVPERYRINTIHAALLHTGKVLLVAGSGNNAANFRAKSFRTVLWDPVQNTYKDVPTPKDLFCAGHTQLPDGRLLVAGGTQRYEKLEGDVDKAGGLMVVHNEDPDKPMTLPAGTRFTGRKNGKTFEAKDTVLVPRAKKEQDKQTRKVTVTVSTARVYVEALRRGHQYETGLTDNYRVEGLAGKDAQNVYGIANKLSFDKKDFQGIKDTLEFDPEAERYVTVDPMNEARWYPTLTTLQDGRVLSVSGLDEIGQVVPGKNEIYDPKTKKWTYLPKERFFPTYPALFLTDKGRIFYTGSNAGYGPADKGRVPGLWDLTSNDFTEIPGMSDPDTLETSMSVLLPPAQDQRYMVLGGGGVGEDKKSTARTRIVDLHDPSPRFRDGPELYAEARYPSSVILPDDTVLTTNGSGDYRGRSDSNILRAEIYDPSANSRRAVADPLVGRNYHSGALLLPDGRVMTFGSDSLFGDKANTKPAVFQQQIDLYTPPYLFRKDRPALKDAEPRTVELGGTATYRTERPRDIAKARLIRPGSFTHVTNVEQRSIALEFTRTADGITVTLPKDASLVPPGWYMLHVVDGRGTPSPAVWVKVPVAES; this is encoded by the coding sequence ATGAACTTCCGGCACTACCGTGTCAGCCGCCGCACCCGCCGCTTCGCGGTCGGGTCGGCGGTGGTGCTCGCCCTGGCGGGCATGAACGGGCCGGCCATCTGGGGCTACGCCTCCCACCAGTACCACGACTACAAGATCAATCAGCCGGAGTACAAGGCGAAGAACGGCCACTGGACCGTGGTCGACGTCCCCGAGCGGTACCGGATCAATACGATCCACGCGGCGCTGCTGCACACCGGGAAGGTGCTCCTCGTCGCCGGCTCGGGCAACAACGCCGCCAATTTCCGGGCGAAGTCCTTCCGCACGGTCCTGTGGGACCCGGTGCAGAACACCTACAAGGACGTCCCCACCCCGAAGGACCTCTTCTGCGCCGGCCACACCCAATTGCCCGACGGCCGCCTGCTGGTGGCCGGCGGCACCCAGCGCTACGAGAAGCTGGAGGGCGACGTCGACAAGGCCGGCGGTCTGATGGTCGTCCACAACGAGGACCCGGACAAGCCGATGACGCTGCCCGCGGGCACCCGCTTCACCGGCCGCAAGAACGGCAAGACCTTCGAGGCGAAGGACACGGTGCTCGTCCCCCGCGCCAAGAAGGAGCAGGACAAGCAGACCCGCAAGGTCACCGTCACGGTCTCCACCGCCCGCGTCTACGTGGAGGCGCTGCGCAGGGGCCACCAGTACGAGACGGGCCTGACCGACAACTACCGGGTCGAGGGCCTCGCCGGCAAGGACGCGCAGAACGTCTACGGGATCGCCAACAAGCTCTCCTTCGACAAGAAGGACTTCCAGGGCATCAAGGACACCCTGGAGTTCGACCCCGAGGCCGAGCGCTACGTCACGGTCGACCCGATGAACGAGGCCCGCTGGTATCCGACGCTGACCACCCTCCAGGACGGCCGGGTCCTGTCCGTCTCCGGCCTCGACGAGATCGGCCAGGTCGTCCCCGGCAAGAACGAGATCTACGACCCGAAGACCAAGAAGTGGACCTACCTCCCCAAGGAGCGCTTCTTCCCGACGTACCCGGCCCTCTTCCTCACCGACAAGGGCCGCATCTTCTACACCGGTTCGAACGCCGGGTACGGCCCGGCGGACAAGGGCCGCGTGCCGGGCCTGTGGGACCTGACGAGCAACGACTTCACCGAGATCCCCGGCATGAGCGACCCGGACACCCTGGAGACCTCGATGTCCGTGCTGCTGCCCCCCGCCCAGGACCAGCGGTACATGGTGCTCGGCGGCGGCGGGGTCGGCGAGGACAAGAAGTCCACGGCCAGGACCCGCATCGTCGACCTGCACGACCCCAGCCCGCGCTTCCGCGACGGCCCCGAGCTCTACGCCGAGGCCCGCTATCCCAGCAGCGTCATCCTGCCGGACGACACGGTGCTGACGACCAACGGCTCGGGCGACTACCGCGGCCGCAGCGACTCCAACATCCTCAGGGCCGAGATCTACGACCCGTCGGCCAACAGCAGGCGCGCCGTCGCCGACCCCCTGGTGGGCCGCAACTACCACTCCGGCGCCCTGCTGCTGCCCGACGGCCGCGTGATGACCTTCGGCTCCGACTCGCTCTTCGGCGACAAGGCCAACACCAAGCCGGCCGTCTTCCAGCAGCAGATCGACCTCTACACCCCGCCGTACCTCTTCCGGAAGGACCGCCCGGCGCTGAAGGACGCCGAGCCGAGGACGGTGGAGCTGGGCGGCACCGCCACGTACCGCACGGAGCGCCCGCGCGACATCGCCAAGGCGCGGCTGATCAGGCCGGGGTCGTTCACGCACGTCACCAATGTGGAGCAGCGCTCGATCGCGCTGGAGTTCACCAGGACGGCGGACGGGATCACGGTCACGCTGCCGAAGGACGCCTCGCTCGTCCCGCCCGGGTGGTACATGCTCCATGTCGTCGACGGCCGGGGAACGCCCTCGCCGGCGGTGTGGGTGAAGGTGCCCGTGGCGGAGTCGTGA
- a CDS encoding ABC transporter ATP-binding protein, with product MNGGIRFDGVTVAYDGTVVLDDFGLTVEPGEVMALLGPSGSGKTTALRAVAGFVRPRTGRVLIGGRDVTALPPHRRGIGMVVQQYALFPHMRVEANVAFGLKARKVPRGEIAGRVAEALEMTGMDGFAERYPRELSGGQQQRVAIARALAVRPGVLLLDEPLSALDARLRAGMLAELARLHRELPGLSMLYVTHDQSEALTLADRIAVMDRARLRDCGTPRELYRAPGSAFTASFVGSANLLTARWCGDGAVELDGGPRIRVRGSGGRAGEGEATLCIRPHLIGLGEPSPPAPDVNVLHGAVTGLQWRGASHRVTVSLQPSGAELTAEVRELSSPPAPGEKVSVHFAAADAVVLPPGGTP from the coding sequence ATGAACGGCGGCATCCGCTTCGACGGGGTGACCGTTGCCTACGACGGCACCGTCGTCCTCGACGACTTCGGCCTCACCGTCGAGCCCGGCGAGGTCATGGCCCTCCTCGGCCCCTCCGGGTCGGGGAAGACCACCGCCCTGCGGGCCGTCGCCGGCTTCGTGCGCCCCCGCACGGGCCGGGTGCTGATCGGCGGCCGGGACGTCACAGCCCTGCCGCCGCACCGGCGCGGCATCGGCATGGTCGTGCAGCAGTACGCGCTCTTCCCCCACATGCGGGTCGAGGCCAACGTCGCCTTCGGGCTCAAGGCGCGGAAGGTGCCGCGCGGCGAGATCGCAGGGCGCGTCGCCGAGGCCCTGGAGATGACCGGCATGGACGGCTTCGCCGAGCGGTATCCGCGCGAGCTCTCCGGCGGCCAGCAGCAGCGCGTCGCCATCGCGCGGGCGCTCGCCGTACGGCCCGGCGTGCTGCTCCTCGACGAGCCGCTGTCCGCGCTGGACGCGCGGCTGCGCGCGGGGATGCTCGCCGAACTCGCCCGCCTGCACCGCGAACTGCCCGGCCTCTCCATGCTCTACGTCACCCACGACCAGTCCGAGGCCCTCACCCTCGCCGACCGCATCGCGGTCATGGACCGCGCCCGGCTGCGCGACTGCGGCACGCCGCGGGAGCTCTACCGGGCGCCGGGGAGCGCGTTCACGGCGTCGTTCGTCGGCAGCGCGAACCTGCTGACGGCGCGCTGGTGCGGGGACGGTGCGGTCGAGCTGGACGGCGGTCCGCGGATCCGGGTGCGGGGCTCCGGCGGCCGGGCGGGGGAGGGGGAGGCGACGCTGTGCATCCGCCCGCACCTGATCGGCCTGGGCGAGCCCTCGCCGCCGGCACCGGACGTGAACGTCCTGCACGGCGCCGTCACGGGCCTGCAGTGGCGGGGCGCCTCCCACCGGGTCACGGTGAGCCTGCAGCCCTCGGGCGCGGAACTCACCGCGGAGGTACGGGAGCTGAGCTCGCCGCCCGCTCCCGGGGAGAAGGTGTCCGTGCACTTCGCGGCCGCGGACGCGGTGGTGCTGCCGCCGGGAGGAACGCCGTGA
- a CDS encoding HAD-IIA family hydrolase, translating to MAERKPIESWLTDMDGVLVHEGIPIPGADAFLKKLRESGKPFLVLTNNSIYTPRDLHARLARIGLDVPVQNIWTSALATAQFLDDQRPGGTAYVIGEAGLTTALHDIGYVLTDSEPDYVVLGETRTYSFEALTKAIRLINAGARFIATNPDETGPSAEGALPATGSVAALITKATGREPYFVGKPNPLMMRAGLNAIGAHSEDSAMIGDRMDTDILAGLEAGMRTYLVLTGLTRPEEVDRYPFRPSRVADSIADLADLV from the coding sequence ATGGCAGAGCGCAAGCCGATCGAGTCCTGGCTCACCGACATGGACGGCGTGCTGGTCCACGAGGGCATCCCGATCCCCGGGGCCGACGCCTTCCTCAAGAAGCTCAGAGAGTCCGGCAAGCCCTTCCTCGTCCTGACCAACAACTCCATCTACACCCCCCGTGACCTGCACGCCCGCCTCGCCCGCATCGGGCTGGACGTGCCGGTCCAGAACATCTGGACGTCCGCGCTGGCCACCGCCCAGTTCCTGGACGACCAGCGGCCGGGCGGCACCGCCTACGTCATCGGCGAGGCGGGTCTGACCACCGCCCTGCACGACATCGGCTACGTCCTCACCGACTCCGAGCCCGACTACGTCGTCCTGGGCGAGACCCGGACGTACTCCTTCGAGGCGCTCACCAAGGCCATCCGGCTGATCAACGCCGGTGCGCGCTTCATCGCCACCAACCCCGACGAGACCGGGCCCTCCGCGGAGGGTGCCCTGCCCGCCACCGGCTCCGTGGCCGCGCTGATCACCAAGGCGACCGGCCGCGAGCCGTACTTCGTCGGCAAGCCCAACCCCCTGATGATGCGGGCCGGGCTCAACGCCATCGGCGCCCACTCCGAGGACAGCGCCATGATCGGCGACCGGATGGACACCGACATCCTGGCCGGCCTGGAGGCGGGGATGCGGACGTACCTCGTGCTGACCGGGCTGACCCGGCCCGAGGAGGTCGACCGCTACCCCTTCCGGCCCTCCCGCGTCGCCGACTCCATCGCGGACCTGGCCGACCTCGTCTGA
- a CDS encoding 2-aminoethylphosphonate ABC transporter substrate-binding protein produces MPSPRSLRASVAAPATALALLAPLTACGGSAGADADAAELTVYSADGLKSEDGSGFYDKVFAQFTKRTGIKVKYVEGGSGEMVQRLAREKSNTKADVVVTLPPFIQQADGKGLLATYRPQGSEGVAAGDKDPAGKWTAVVNNYLCFIHNTDKARTPPKTWDDLLDPRYKGKLQYSTPGVAGDGTAVLVKALHDFGGKDAAMAYFKRLQENNVGPSSSTGQLAPKTDKGELVVANGDVQMNYATMKSMPRLGIFFPAGPAGKPTTVALPYAAGLVRNAPHADNARKFLDFLLSDDVQQQVSTVGGGFPARSAVRADGPDAKALAEIMKGVEIVRPDWQDIEKNLASYVSAWKEATGS; encoded by the coding sequence ATGCCCAGCCCCCGCAGCCTGCGCGCATCCGTCGCGGCCCCTGCAACCGCCCTCGCCCTCCTCGCCCCGCTCACCGCCTGCGGCGGCTCCGCCGGAGCGGACGCCGACGCCGCCGAGCTCACCGTCTACAGCGCCGACGGCCTCAAGTCCGAGGACGGGTCCGGCTTCTACGACAAGGTCTTCGCCCAGTTCACGAAGCGCACCGGCATCAAGGTGAAGTACGTCGAGGGCGGCTCCGGCGAGATGGTGCAGCGCCTGGCCCGGGAGAAGTCCAACACCAAGGCGGACGTCGTCGTCACCCTGCCCCCGTTCATCCAGCAGGCCGACGGCAAGGGCCTCCTCGCCACCTACCGGCCGCAGGGCTCGGAGGGGGTCGCCGCGGGCGACAAGGACCCCGCCGGGAAGTGGACCGCGGTGGTCAACAACTACCTCTGCTTCATCCACAACACCGACAAGGCCAGGACCCCGCCGAAGACCTGGGACGACCTCCTCGACCCCCGCTACAAGGGCAAGCTGCAGTACTCCACGCCCGGCGTCGCCGGCGACGGCACGGCCGTCCTGGTCAAGGCCCTGCACGACTTCGGCGGCAAGGACGCCGCCATGGCCTACTTCAAGCGGCTCCAGGAGAACAACGTCGGCCCGTCCTCCTCCACCGGGCAGCTCGCGCCCAAGACCGACAAGGGCGAGCTGGTCGTCGCCAACGGCGACGTCCAGATGAACTACGCCACCATGAAGTCCATGCCCCGCCTCGGGATCTTCTTCCCCGCGGGCCCGGCCGGGAAGCCCACCACCGTCGCCCTGCCCTACGCCGCCGGGCTGGTCAGGAACGCCCCGCACGCGGACAACGCCAGGAAGTTCCTCGACTTCCTGCTGAGCGACGACGTCCAGCAGCAGGTCTCCACCGTCGGCGGCGGCTTCCCGGCCCGCAGCGCGGTACGGGCCGACGGCCCCGACGCCAAGGCCCTCGCGGAGATCATGAAGGGCGTCGAGATCGTCCGCCCGGACTGGCAGGACATCGAGAAGAACCTCGCCTCCTACGTCTCGGCGTGGAAGGAGGCCACCGGGAGCTGA
- a CDS encoding ABC transporter permease — translation MPAHSLVHGRSARWALRAVFLVLFLPLFALPLLVIVAASFATGWSGALPNGATTAHYADLARGDSADALLVSLLTAAAASGLALLTGTWAALAAQALPRRLRKAVNALFVLPVAVPSVVVGLALLVAFSEPPLLLNGTREIVVIAHTVLVTAFAHQSVTAALARLDPAYEQSAASLGASPARVLWQVKLPLLLPSLTAAAGLCFALSMGELSATMMLYPPDWLPLPVRIHAATDRGALFTGAALAVVLMATTLAVLLAVSRIRSKASYRQPS, via the coding sequence GTGCCCGCGCATAGCCTCGTACACGGCCGCAGCGCCCGCTGGGCGCTCAGGGCCGTCTTCCTCGTCCTCTTCCTGCCCCTCTTCGCGCTGCCGCTGCTGGTGATCGTGGCCGCGTCCTTCGCCACCGGCTGGAGCGGTGCCCTGCCCAACGGGGCGACGACCGCGCACTACGCGGACCTCGCGCGCGGCGACTCCGCGGACGCCCTGCTCGTCAGCCTGCTGACGGCGGCGGCCGCGAGCGGGCTCGCGCTGCTGACCGGCACCTGGGCGGCGCTGGCCGCCCAGGCCCTGCCGCGGAGGCTGCGCAAGGCCGTGAACGCCCTGTTCGTGCTGCCCGTCGCCGTACCGTCGGTCGTCGTCGGACTGGCACTCCTGGTCGCCTTCTCCGAACCGCCGCTCCTCCTCAACGGCACCCGGGAGATCGTCGTCATCGCCCACACCGTCCTGGTGACGGCCTTCGCCCACCAGTCGGTGACCGCCGCCCTGGCCCGTCTCGACCCGGCCTACGAGCAGAGCGCCGCGAGCCTGGGGGCGAGCCCCGCCCGCGTCCTGTGGCAGGTGAAACTGCCGCTCCTGCTGCCCTCGCTCACCGCGGCGGCGGGGCTGTGCTTCGCCCTGTCCATGGGCGAACTGAGCGCCACGATGATGCTCTACCCGCCCGACTGGCTGCCCCTGCCCGTCCGGATCCACGCCGCCACCGACCGCGGCGCGCTCTTCACGGGCGCCGCCCTCGCCGTCGTCCTCATGGCGACGACGCTCGCCGTCCTGCTGGCCGTCTCCCGCATCCGCAGCAAAGCGTCCTACCGACAGCCCTCCTGA